The genomic region GCCGTACTGGGCGAGCAGCTTGCGCAGCCGGGTCGTGACACCGTCGCGGGCGAGGTCGCCGGGGTCGCTGGCGGCCAGTGCGGCCTCCAGCCGGTCGAGCTCGCCGGTCAGCGACGGTGCGGCGTCCTGGAGCAGCTCGCTCGCGAGGTAGGTGGCCAGCTCGTCCGGGGTCGGGTAGTCGAACACCAGGCCCGCCGCGAGTTTCAGGCCGGTGGCGGCGGCGAGGCTGTTGCGCAGCTCCACGGCGGTCAGCGAGTCGAAGCCGAGGTCGCGGAACTGCTTGTCGGTGTCGATCGCGGCCGGGTTCGCGTGACCCAGGACGCCTGCCGCGTGGCCGCGAACGAGGTCGACGAGGTACTTCGCGCGTTCTTCCGCGGGAATCGCGGCGAGTGTGTCCTTGAAGTCCGAAGTGGACTCCTGGCTGGCCGCTCGCTTGCCGCCCGTGACCAGGTTGCGCATGATGGCGGCGACCGGGCCGGTGGTGCGTCCGGTGGTGATGCGGGCCGGGACGAGCACCGCGTCCTCGCGGGAGGTGGCGTCGTCGAACAACGCCATGCCCTGGCGGACGGACAGCGGTGGCATTCCGGTGCGGCCGATGCGGTCCATCCCGCCGTTGTGCAGATGTGCTGTCATGCCACTGGTTTGCTCCCACGGGCCCCACGCGAGTGAGGTGGCGGGGAGGCCCTGGGCACGCCGGTGGGTGGCGAGGGCGTCGAGGAACGCGTTGGCCGCCGCGTAGTTGCCCTGGCCCGCGCTGCCGAGCACGCCCGACACCGACGAGTACAGCACGAACGCCTTGAGCTCCTTGGCTTTCGTGGCCTCGTGCAGGTTCCAGGCGCCGTCGACCTTCGGCCGGAAGACGGTGTTCAGGCGTTCCGGGGCGAGCGAGCCGATGATGCCGTCGTCGAGGACGCCGGCCGTGTGGATGACGGCGGTGAGTTCGATGCCTTTCACGACCTTCTTGACCGCTTCGAGGTCGGCGGTGTCGCAGGCCGTGATCGTGACGTCGGCGCCGTGTGCGGTGAGTTCTGCTTGGAGTGCAACGGCTTCTGGTTCTTCTGCGCCCCGTCGCGAGATCAGGAGAAGGCTCTTGACGCCGCGTTCGGCGACGAGGTGCCTGGCCAGTTCCGCACCCAGGCCGCCGGTGCCGCCGGTGATGAGGACCGTGCCCTCGCCGCTCCAGTCGGCCGTGTCGACGGTGTCGGTGACACGGGCGAGGCGGGCGACGCTGACCTGTCCGTCGCGGACGCGGACCTGGGTCTCGCCCGCGTCGAGCAGTCCGGTCGGTAACGGCACGCTGTCGTCGGTGTCGACGAGCAGGAACCGGCCCGGGTTCTCCGACTGGGCGCTGCGGACGAGGCCTTCGACAGTCGCTGCGGCGAGGTCGCCGTTCGTGACGAACACGACCCGTGCTTCGGTGTTCTGCAGGACTTCGAGGGCTTTGTACGCCAGCTCGTGTGCCTGCTCGACGACGTCGCCGTCGCTGGTGAGCCGCAGTTCCTGCACGTCGGTGGCGGGCTCGGTGTCGGGCGCGGTCACCCATTCGAGTCGGAACAGCGCGTCCTGGTGCTGCTGGGCGGTGAGCGGTGCTCCCCAGGTGATGGCCTGTGCCGACACGACGGGCGAGCCGCTGGTGTCGACGGCCGCAAACTCGGTGCCGCGCAGCCTGACCCGCAGTGCTGAGGCGCCCACCGCGTGCAGGCTGACCTTGTGCCACGCGACCGGGACCTGCATGTCCCCGGTGACCCTGGTGGCGAGGTCCAGCAACGCCGGATGCACGCCGTAGTACCGCGCGTCCGCCGTGTCCTCCGGCAGGGTGACCTCCGCGTACACGGCGTCACCGGCCTGCCAGACGTGGTCCCCGATCGCCGTAGCACCCGTGGGTGGCCACTCGGTGATCGTGAAGTCGGCCCGGTGCTCGTTCTGAGCGAGTGTTCCTTTTGCGATCAGGATGAACGATTGATCGTCGTTTGATCGAATGAACACATCGAGCGATCGTTTGTCGTTTTCCGGCGCGCCGACCCAGACCTGCAACACGCCGGGCGTGAGCGGCGCGGTGACGGTGAGCTCCTCGACCGTGCCGTACCCGACCTGGTCGGCGGCCCGGAACGCGATCTCCGCGAACGCCGTCTCCGGGTACCCGGTCCTGAGCCGGTTCGTGAACACCACGGAGTCGTTCGTCGCCACGGTCATCGCCGCGCCGAGCAACGGGTGGTCCGCCGGCCCGAGCCCCAACCCGCTCGCGTCCGCGGCCTGGACCATCGGCGTGGGCCAGTAGTGGTCGTGGTCGAAGGCGTAGGTCGGGATGTCGACGCGCCGGGCCCCGGTTCCCTCGAACGCCGCCGCCCAGTCGACGTCGGTGCCGGCGACGTGCAGCCTCGCCACCGCCGTCAGCCACGCCGTCGTCTCGTCCCGGTCCTTGCGCAACGCCGGCACCGCACCCTCGACCAGCGCGGCCAGCACCCCGTCCGGCCCGACCTCCAGGAACGCGTTGACTCCCGCCTCCGCCAACGCCTGGACGCCGTCCGCGAACCGCACGGTCTCCCGC from Lentzea guizhouensis harbors:
- a CDS encoding type I polyketide synthase; protein product: MAAPAPGRRGCTPRVSTVPRAPQSAWNGGSSSSCSTVPNACSSALVALHLAVQALRGGECSLALAGGVQVMSAPGAFMEFSLQDGLARDGRCKPFSDSADGTAWAEGIGVLVVERLSDALRLGHDVLAVVRGSAVNQDGASNGLTAPNGPSQQRVIRQALASAGLAFADVDAVEAHGTGTSLGDPIEAQALLATYGQDRAEPLLLGSIKSNIGHTQAAAGAAGVIKMVMALRHGLLPRTLHVTAPSSHVDWTAGSVSLLTSNTPWPSVPRARRAGVSSFGISGTNAHIILEGVPSSSAAAPGSGIPPISSVPGESAGQGDGAESVDNSAGVDNSGVVDLGGAESSAVRGTIGVGTSRPPKGAPLVVSAKSSASLRAQIGRVGERLATADAFDVGFSLVRRSRFEHRAVLLDGVEVAQGQAGRRRLAMLFSGQGAQRLGMGRELYERFPAFRRALDDVLEHVPVREVMWGEDAEALNRTGNAQRALFAVEVALYRLAEAFGVEPEYVGGHSVGEIAAAHVAGVLNLEDAAKVVNARAELMQQLPSGGAMVAVEATEEEIPGEVAIAAVNGPRSLVIAGEEDAVQRVAGRFAEQGRKTKRLAVSHAFHSPLMEPVLDDFRAVVTTVDLNAPSIPVVSNLTGRIATDELTDPEYWVRHVRETVRFADGVQALAEAGVNAFLEVGPDGVLAALVEGAVPALRKDRDETTAWLTAVARLHVAGTDVDWAAAFEGTGARRVDIPTYAFDHDHYWPTPMVQAADASGLGLGPADHPLLGAAMTVATNDSVVFTNRLRTGYPETAFAEIAFRAADQVGYGTVEELTVTAPLTPGVLQVWVGAPENDKRSLDVFIRSNDDQSFILIAKGTLAQNEHRADFTITEWPPTGATAIGDHVWQAGDAVYAEVTLPEDTADARYYGVHPALLDLATRVTGDMQVPVAWHKVSLHAVGASALRVRLRGTEFAAVDTSGSPVVSAQAITWGAPLTAQQHQDALFRLEWVTAPDTEPATDVQELRLTSDGDVVEQAHELAYKALEVLQNTEARVVFVTNGDLAAATVEGLVRSAQSENPGRFLLVDTDDSVPLPTGLLDAGETQVRVRDGQVSVARLARVTDTVDTADWSGEGTVLITGGTGGLGAELARHLVAERGVKSLLLISRRGAEEPEAVALQAELTAHGADVTITACDTADLEAVKKVVKGIELTAVIHTAGVLDDGIIGSLAPERLNTVFRPKVDGAWNLHEATKAKELKAFVLYSSVSGVLGSAGQGNYAAANAFLDALATHRRAQGLPATSLAWGPWEQTSGMTAHLHNGGMDRIGRTGMPPLSVRQGMALFDDATSREDAVLVPARITTGRTTGPVAAIMRNLVTGGKRAASQESTSDFKDTLAAIPAEERAKYLVDLVRGHAAGVLGHANPAAIDTDKQFRDLGFDSLTAVELRNSLAAATGLKLAAGLVFDYPTPDELATYLASELLQDAAPSLTGELDRLEAALAASDPGDLARDGVTTRLRKLLAQYGGSRTEEAVSDRISSASVDDVFAFIDNELGRRTGR